One region of Sulfuriroseicoccus oceanibius genomic DNA includes:
- a CDS encoding FeoB-associated Cys-rich membrane protein: MPEDLQSWIALGVVAVTIAAFAARWIIRRKKRKSGGCGSGGCSCPAPKPPRPGQPD; encoded by the coding sequence ATGCCTGAAGACCTCCAATCGTGGATCGCACTCGGCGTGGTGGCCGTCACCATCGCCGCCTTCGCCGCGCGCTGGATCATCCGCCGCAAAAAGCGTAAATCCGGCGGCTGCGGATCGGGCGGTTGTTCCTGCCCTGCCCCCAAGCCGCCACGCCCCGGCCAACCGGATTGA
- the mutM gene encoding bifunctional DNA-formamidopyrimidine glycosylase/DNA-(apurinic or apyrimidinic site) lyase: MPELPEVETTARGVRPHLVGRKITRVDVHQPRLRVHVPEEVEALAGSTIRSVSRRAKYLLIDCGHGHLIIHLGMSGSLRMADPSTPLKKHDHVVIHLDDGSELRYHDPRRFGIVTWTAQDPLQHELLAHLGPEPLTDAFDGNTLVQAATNRRCAVKLLIMNNEVVVGVGNIYACEALFLAGIHPKRQANRISTERYQRLVTAIKDRLAAAIEQGGTTLRDFVNSDGQPGYFAQQLHVYGREGESCNTCGSTIKRIVLGQRSTFFCPKCQR, translated from the coding sequence ATGCCCGAGTTGCCCGAAGTCGAAACCACCGCCCGTGGCGTGCGCCCTCACCTCGTTGGCCGCAAGATCACCCGTGTCGACGTCCACCAGCCGCGCCTGCGCGTCCACGTGCCCGAGGAAGTGGAAGCTCTCGCCGGATCCACGATCCGCTCAGTTTCCCGCCGCGCCAAATACCTGCTCATCGACTGCGGCCACGGACACCTTATTATTCATCTCGGCATGTCCGGCAGTCTGCGCATGGCGGATCCGTCCACCCCGCTCAAAAAACACGACCACGTCGTGATCCACCTCGATGACGGATCCGAGCTGCGCTACCACGACCCACGCCGCTTCGGCATCGTCACGTGGACCGCCCAAGATCCCCTGCAGCACGAGCTACTCGCACACCTCGGGCCGGAACCACTCACCGATGCGTTTGACGGCAACACTCTGGTTCAAGCCGCAACCAACCGCCGTTGCGCCGTGAAACTGCTCATCATGAACAACGAGGTGGTGGTAGGAGTCGGTAACATCTACGCCTGTGAGGCGCTCTTCCTCGCCGGCATCCACCCGAAGCGCCAAGCCAACCGCATATCGACGGAACGTTACCAACGTCTGGTAACGGCCATCAAAGACCGCCTCGCCGCCGCGATCGAACAAGGCGGCACCACGCTACGCGACTTCGTCAACAGCGACGGTCAACCTGGCTACTTCGCCCAACAACTCCACGTCTACGGCCGTGAGGGCGAAAGCTGCAACACATGCGGCAGCACCATCAAGCGCATCGTCCTCGGCCAGCGCTCGACATTCTTCTGCCCGAAATGCCAACGGTGA
- a CDS encoding alpha-L-fucosidase — protein sequence MILDPKRPLAWTISALLGLAPSAVAALELTDAERAKLDTIEPANTIVFEPGDSANMRVAKASKTRPTKQQLDWQKLEFTCFIHFGPNTFTGVEWGNGKEDPKVFNPTDVDTDQWCRIAKAAGMKLMVITVKHHDGFCTWQTRYNDKFSVLASPWENGKGDVLRRLAESCKKHGLKLGVYLSPADLYQIENEDGLYGNLSKYQKTVIPTDPKHFSTNPTKGRPAPEGKPTFTYEVDDYNRLMLNQLYELLTEYGPIHEVWFDGAHPKRKGGQQYTEEIWFEMIRELAPDAAIFGGPDIRWCGNEAGHTRQSEWSPMPIKGDPKVRKTWGIGSWRAEDLGSRQRVADFGDFVHWFPSEVDTSIRHGWFWRDENQHVRSAEELFSIYENSIGGNAVLLLNVPPNRNGRFSPRDEKALLALGKRIESTYGTTAATLTAEGNVYTFDQPATINRCMIMEDVATHGQQVDAHALDAWIDGEWQEVATATTIGYKRILSFRDVETSKIRLRIEDHRLEPKISHVSVHYDRAPLKAPAITRDREGTVTIDGNGVIRFTTDGSTPTANSPQYTGSFPLPKGGVVTAMATREDERSEPTTARFDIAKTKWSIHAVSSENPGSNEGAAMAIDGDPKTIWHSKWSGGTDPMPHSITINLGEELDLTGFTYLPRHGGAKGGILNQYKVELSRDGENWVAAGEGRFDNIENDPTEREIRFKRTFPRVRYLRFIGVQSIEGKPHSSAAEIGVLTR from the coding sequence ATGATATTAGACCCTAAGCGCCCACTCGCATGGACGATTTCCGCTCTGCTCGGACTCGCTCCATCCGCCGTCGCGGCACTGGAACTCACCGATGCGGAGCGTGCGAAACTCGACACCATCGAGCCCGCCAACACCATCGTCTTTGAACCGGGGGACAGCGCCAACATGCGCGTTGCCAAAGCTTCGAAAACCAGACCTACCAAACAACAACTCGATTGGCAAAAACTCGAGTTCACCTGTTTCATCCACTTCGGCCCGAACACATTCACCGGCGTCGAATGGGGCAACGGCAAGGAAGACCCGAAAGTCTTCAACCCGACCGATGTCGACACCGACCAATGGTGCCGTATCGCCAAAGCTGCCGGTATGAAGTTGATGGTGATCACCGTGAAGCACCACGACGGCTTCTGCACGTGGCAGACCCGCTACAACGACAAGTTCTCTGTGCTCGCATCACCATGGGAAAATGGCAAAGGAGACGTGCTGCGCCGCCTCGCCGAATCATGCAAAAAGCACGGCCTGAAGCTCGGCGTCTATCTTTCCCCTGCCGACCTCTATCAGATCGAGAACGAAGACGGACTCTACGGTAACTTGAGCAAGTACCAAAAGACCGTCATCCCAACCGATCCGAAGCACTTCAGCACCAATCCGACCAAAGGTCGCCCGGCTCCTGAAGGCAAGCCGACCTTCACCTACGAAGTCGACGACTACAACCGACTGATGCTCAACCAGCTCTACGAGCTCCTCACAGAGTACGGCCCGATCCACGAGGTTTGGTTCGACGGCGCCCACCCGAAACGCAAGGGCGGCCAGCAGTACACCGAGGAGATCTGGTTTGAAATGATCCGCGAGCTCGCTCCAGATGCCGCTATCTTCGGCGGACCGGACATCCGCTGGTGCGGCAACGAAGCCGGCCACACCCGCCAGTCCGAGTGGTCACCTATGCCAATCAAGGGCGACCCGAAAGTGCGAAAAACCTGGGGCATCGGCAGCTGGCGCGCAGAAGACCTCGGAAGCCGCCAACGCGTCGCTGATTTCGGTGACTTCGTCCACTGGTTCCCATCGGAAGTCGACACATCCATCCGTCACGGATGGTTCTGGCGCGACGAAAACCAACACGTGCGCAGCGCCGAGGAGTTGTTCTCGATTTACGAAAACTCGATCGGCGGCAATGCAGTGTTGCTCTTGAACGTCCCACCGAACCGCAACGGACGCTTCTCCCCGCGCGACGAAAAAGCTCTGCTCGCCTTGGGCAAACGCATTGAGTCCACCTACGGCACCACCGCAGCCACTCTGACAGCCGAGGGCAATGTCTACACCTTTGATCAACCAGCGACCATCAACCGCTGCATGATCATGGAAGACGTGGCCACTCACGGCCAGCAGGTCGACGCCCACGCGCTGGACGCCTGGATCGACGGCGAATGGCAGGAAGTCGCTACCGCCACAACCATTGGCTACAAGCGCATTCTCAGCTTCCGTGATGTCGAAACCAGCAAGATCCGCCTGCGCATCGAGGACCACCGCCTCGAGCCTAAGATCAGCCACGTTTCGGTCCACTACGACCGCGCGCCACTGAAGGCACCGGCTATCACCCGCGACCGCGAAGGCACCGTCACCATCGACGGTAATGGCGTCATCCGCTTCACCACCGACGGCAGCACCCCAACCGCGAACTCACCGCAGTACACCGGCAGTTTCCCATTGCCTAAAGGCGGTGTGGTCACCGCGATGGCAACCCGCGAAGACGAACGCAGTGAGCCGACCACCGCGCGCTTCGACATCGCCAAAACGAAGTGGAGCATTCATGCGGTGAGCAGCGAAAACCCAGGCTCGAACGAGGGCGCCGCCATGGCAATCGACGGCGATCCAAAAACCATCTGGCACTCGAAGTGGAGCGGCGGTACCGACCCAATGCCCCACAGCATCACCATCAATCTGGGCGAGGAACTCGACCTTACCGGGTTCACCTACCTGCCACGCCACGGCGGCGCCAAGGGCGGCATCCTCAACCAATACAAGGTAGAGCTCAGCCGCGACGGCGAAAACTGGGTGGCAGCCGGAGAGGGACGCTTCGATAACATCGAAAACGACCCGACCGAGCGCGAGATCCGCTTTAAGCGCACGTTCCCACGTGTCCGCTATCTGCGCTTCATCGGCGTCCAGTCGATCGAAGGCAAGCCGCACAGCTCGGCCGCCGAGATCGGTGTGCTGACCCGCTAA
- a CDS encoding FeoA family protein: MRFSLIRRSHVKAGKSVGEQTLFGASVGCDFQVVALKGCEATCHRLREMGFCEQARVRKITNGGNTVCTVCGSRVALSKKLAESIVVA, from the coding sequence ATGCGCTTCTCCCTTATCCGTCGATCCCACGTCAAAGCCGGCAAGTCTGTCGGTGAACAGACGCTTTTTGGTGCGTCGGTGGGCTGCGACTTCCAAGTAGTGGCACTCAAGGGCTGCGAAGCCACCTGCCACCGCCTGCGCGAGATGGGCTTCTGCGAGCAAGCCCGGGTGCGGAAAATCACCAATGGCGGCAACACGGTCTGCACCGTATGCGGGTCGCGGGTGGCGCTAAGTAAGAAGCTCGCCGAAAGCATCGTCGTTGCTTAA
- a CDS encoding HAD family hydrolase: MTKPIVQPPALLSFDFDGTLIDYVTRGPVHRDLVAMLARLAAHGSLWAVNTGRSIDYSLEGFSDHNLDELPHFLIAREREIYRRHEGDWHDHGDWNARGIRAHDDLFSEAHHVLEKIRAFVASETRAQFGAQTGEHAGIVSSTEDEMAVICEFIDQHIDAVPDLHYERNAIYLRFSHRGFTKGTSLAELARSLDLPSENVFAIGDSFNDMTKLNRNIAGMIACPSNAVEEVKDHVRDQRGFVATRPAGEGVLEAIEHFAAEGRLII; this comes from the coding sequence ATGACCAAACCCATCGTCCAGCCCCCCGCCCTGCTCTCGTTCGATTTCGACGGTACGCTGATCGACTACGTCACCCGCGGTCCGGTGCACCGGGACTTGGTCGCCATGCTCGCCCGCCTCGCCGCCCATGGCTCACTCTGGGCAGTCAACACCGGCCGCTCCATTGACTACTCGTTGGAAGGGTTCTCCGACCACAACCTCGACGAGCTGCCCCACTTTTTGATCGCCCGGGAACGCGAGATCTACCGCCGACATGAGGGCGACTGGCACGACCATGGCGACTGGAACGCACGCGGCATCCGGGCTCACGATGATCTCTTCAGCGAAGCCCATCACGTACTCGAAAAAATCCGCGCATTCGTCGCCTCGGAAACCCGCGCACAGTTCGGCGCCCAAACCGGAGAACACGCCGGCATTGTCTCGTCCACCGAGGATGAAATGGCTGTGATCTGCGAGTTTATCGACCAGCATATCGACGCCGTCCCTGACCTCCACTACGAGCGCAATGCCATCTACCTGCGCTTCAGCCATCGTGGGTTCACCAAGGGAACGTCGCTCGCCGAGCTGGCACGCTCGCTCGACCTCCCCAGCGAAAACGTCTTCGCCATCGGCGACAGCTTCAACGACATGACCAAGCTCAACCGCAACATCGCCGGCATGATCGCCTGCCCGTCCAATGCGGTGGAGGAAGTCAAAGACCACGTGCGCGACCAGAGAGGCTTCGTCGCCACCCGGCCGGCGGGCGAAGGCGTGCTCGAAGCCATCGAACACTTCGCCGCCGAAGGACGACTGATCATCTAA
- a CDS encoding alanine/glycine:cation symporter family protein — protein MINLRSSLRLLIAGLLSVCFVGSASASERSDEIAAKMDTLLEPVKEILNAVIFVTVPIGESNVPAVLILLAGTAMFLTVYFKFLNVRALGLAFKTVKGKYSEADDPGQITHFQALTTALSATVGLGNIAGVALAIGLGGPGAVLWMIVMGVLGMTSKFTECTLGVRYRQIGEDGRAHGGGMFYLRDGLKERGLGWLGKILAIVFALGCIGGAIGAGNMFQINQAHQQVSETFGIFDGPGGAWQFGAIIAVLVGMVIIGGIKAIARVTEVLVPFMCLTYVLACFVVLFTHAGDVPAAFATIVSEAFSPSAAVGGFIGGLIQGVQRGVFSNEAGVGSAAIAHAAVKTRRPASEGVVALLEPLMDTVIVCTMTALVIVVTGMWKVDADIDKEVALMQSPALEQTTGITLAPGTQLKVLEKEEKPDGAAKDWAPAWAKVKVRDTEQTGYVATKDYLDRSDTAGGIWMTSKAFEGVIGWFPYVLAIAVFLFAFSTMISWSYYGGQAIGYIFGENRVVINIYKVIFCGFVVVGATASLGNVLAISDALFFAMVVPNLIGVYLLLPVVKEELKKFRDHAARIDRGDA, from the coding sequence ATGATTAATCTTCGATCCTCGCTCCGCCTATTGATTGCCGGCTTGCTGTCAGTTTGCTTTGTCGGCTCCGCATCCGCGTCTGAACGATCTGATGAGATCGCGGCCAAGATGGACACCTTGCTTGAGCCGGTGAAAGAGATCCTCAATGCGGTGATCTTTGTCACGGTGCCGATTGGGGAAAGCAATGTGCCTGCGGTGCTGATTTTGTTGGCGGGCACGGCGATGTTTTTGACGGTGTACTTCAAGTTCCTCAACGTGCGGGCGCTGGGATTGGCGTTCAAGACGGTGAAAGGGAAGTACTCTGAAGCGGATGATCCGGGTCAGATCACGCATTTCCAGGCGTTGACGACCGCGCTTTCGGCGACGGTGGGCTTGGGCAACATTGCAGGCGTGGCGCTGGCGATTGGTCTTGGTGGTCCTGGTGCGGTGTTGTGGATGATTGTGATGGGGGTGCTCGGGATGACCTCGAAGTTCACCGAATGTACGCTGGGTGTGCGTTACCGCCAGATTGGCGAGGACGGCCGTGCCCACGGTGGGGGGATGTTTTACCTTCGTGACGGTTTGAAAGAACGCGGCCTTGGCTGGCTCGGCAAGATTTTGGCGATTGTCTTCGCGTTGGGATGTATTGGTGGCGCGATTGGCGCGGGTAATATGTTCCAGATCAACCAGGCGCATCAGCAGGTCTCCGAGACGTTTGGGATTTTTGACGGTCCTGGAGGTGCGTGGCAGTTCGGTGCGATTATCGCAGTGCTGGTCGGGATGGTGATTATCGGTGGCATCAAAGCCATTGCCCGGGTGACCGAGGTCTTGGTTCCGTTCATGTGCCTGACCTACGTGTTGGCTTGTTTCGTGGTGTTGTTTACCCATGCGGGGGACGTGCCGGCGGCGTTTGCGACGATCGTGAGTGAGGCCTTCAGCCCGAGTGCCGCGGTGGGTGGATTCATTGGTGGCTTGATCCAAGGGGTGCAGCGCGGTGTATTCTCCAACGAAGCGGGGGTGGGATCGGCTGCGATTGCCCACGCCGCGGTGAAGACGCGACGTCCAGCCAGTGAGGGCGTGGTGGCATTGCTCGAGCCTCTGATGGATACGGTGATCGTTTGCACCATGACCGCCTTGGTGATTGTGGTCACCGGCATGTGGAAAGTGGATGCCGACATCGACAAGGAAGTCGCTCTGATGCAGTCGCCGGCTCTCGAACAGACCACCGGCATTACTCTTGCTCCGGGCACACAGCTCAAGGTGCTGGAAAAAGAAGAAAAGCCGGACGGTGCGGCGAAGGACTGGGCTCCTGCTTGGGCCAAGGTCAAAGTGCGTGACACCGAACAAACCGGCTACGTCGCCACAAAGGATTATCTCGATCGATCCGACACAGCCGGCGGCATCTGGATGACGTCGAAGGCATTCGAAGGCGTGATCGGCTGGTTCCCATATGTCCTCGCGATTGCCGTGTTCTTGTTCGCCTTCTCGACCATGATTTCGTGGTCGTACTACGGTGGTCAGGCGATTGGCTACATCTTCGGTGAGAACCGCGTGGTGATTAACATCTACAAGGTGATCTTCTGCGGATTTGTGGTGGTGGGCGCCACCGCGTCGCTGGGCAACGTGCTGGCGATTTCCGATGCGCTGTTCTTCGCGATGGTGGTGCCGAACCTGATCGGAGTGTACTTGCTGCTGCCAGTGGTCAAAGAAGAGCTCAAGAAGTTCCGCGACCACGCGGCGCGCATCGACCGCGGCGACGCGTAA
- the feoB gene encoding ferrous iron transport protein B, whose translation MSSPARKIALVGNPNCGKTTLFNALTGLRQKVGNYPGVTVEKKVGEMRSLHGEKIELLDLPGTYSLSARSDDERVARDVLLGDLKGTDRPDAVLCVVDASNLERNLYLVLQVIDLKLPVIVALNMVDVLEEKGQRIDPDALSQQLGGTPVIPCQANQEIGIVDIKGALSRTPHRSHRRWNAGEDVERILEKSAEVLIARGVPNAAAHALTIISDRAMRDRTHDHCIDHSLLDELEPIINGEAADSDLPIESRIVAARYETIGQISAASVRGGDAPMELSFSDKLDATLIHPIKGWLIFIAVMVTMFYSMFTLASVPMDWIDAGFSKLGEWAGASLGEGDLKDLIVNGIIGGVGGVVIFLPQILILFFFIGVLESSGYMARAAFIMDRLMSKVGLNGKSFIPLLSSYACAIPGIMGTRTIEDDKDRLVTILVAPLMSCTARLPVYVILIGVMTPNADAATRTSLMFGLYALGTLGAFFFAWIFKRAFSKNAASPFLIELPPYRMPGWKLVFQQLLDRGLVFLKRAGTIILGLSILIWAASTYPKPADPDTPREIALEQSYMGQAGKIIEPVVEPLGYDWKIGSAIVWSFAAREVFNSAIGIIYKVGEEAEEEELKTALANAKHPDGRPIFSFWVCAGLLVFYVFAQQCIATFAVVKRETASWKWPIFQVVYMTTFAYFAAMAVYQIGSRFFG comes from the coding sequence ATGTCCTCACCAGCACGTAAGATCGCCCTCGTCGGCAACCCGAACTGCGGCAAGACCACGCTCTTCAACGCTCTCACCGGCTTACGCCAAAAGGTAGGCAACTACCCTGGCGTCACGGTTGAAAAGAAGGTCGGTGAAATGCGCTCGCTTCATGGCGAGAAAATCGAGCTTCTCGACCTCCCCGGCACCTACAGCCTCTCCGCCCGCTCGGACGACGAACGCGTCGCACGTGACGTTCTGCTCGGAGACCTCAAAGGCACCGACCGACCGGACGCTGTCCTCTGCGTGGTCGACGCCTCCAACCTGGAGCGCAACCTCTACCTCGTCCTCCAGGTCATCGACCTCAAACTCCCGGTCATCGTCGCACTCAACATGGTCGACGTACTGGAAGAAAAGGGCCAACGCATCGACCCCGACGCGCTCAGCCAGCAACTCGGCGGCACACCCGTCATCCCATGCCAGGCCAACCAGGAGATCGGCATAGTCGACATCAAAGGCGCCCTCTCGCGCACTCCTCATCGCTCACACCGCCGCTGGAACGCCGGCGAAGACGTGGAACGCATCCTCGAGAAGTCCGCGGAAGTTCTCATCGCGCGCGGCGTCCCCAACGCAGCCGCCCACGCACTCACCATCATCAGCGACCGCGCGATGCGCGACCGCACCCACGATCACTGCATCGACCACTCACTGCTCGACGAACTCGAACCCATCATCAACGGCGAAGCCGCGGACAGCGACTTGCCGATCGAGAGCCGCATCGTAGCCGCCCGCTACGAGACCATTGGTCAAATTTCCGCAGCCTCGGTGCGCGGAGGCGACGCGCCGATGGAGCTGAGCTTCAGCGACAAGCTTGACGCCACCTTGATCCACCCGATCAAGGGCTGGCTGATCTTCATCGCGGTGATGGTCACCATGTTCTACTCCATGTTCACTCTGGCCTCGGTGCCGATGGACTGGATCGACGCAGGCTTCAGCAAGCTCGGCGAATGGGCAGGCGCCAGCCTCGGCGAAGGCGACCTCAAGGATTTGATCGTCAATGGCATCATCGGAGGTGTCGGCGGCGTGGTCATCTTCCTCCCGCAGATCCTCATTTTGTTCTTCTTCATCGGGGTGCTCGAAAGCTCCGGCTACATGGCACGCGCCGCGTTCATCATGGACCGCTTGATGTCGAAAGTGGGCCTGAACGGAAAATCCTTCATTCCACTGCTCTCCTCCTACGCCTGCGCCATCCCAGGCATCATGGGTACCCGCACCATCGAAGACGACAAAGACCGACTGGTCACGATCCTCGTCGCCCCATTGATGAGCTGCACCGCACGCCTGCCGGTCTACGTGATCCTCATCGGCGTGATGACCCCGAACGCCGACGCAGCAACCCGCACGTCCTTGATGTTCGGGCTCTACGCATTGGGCACGCTGGGCGCGTTCTTCTTCGCATGGATCTTCAAGCGCGCCTTCTCCAAGAACGCCGCATCACCATTCTTGATCGAACTTCCTCCGTACCGCATGCCGGGTTGGAAGCTCGTTTTCCAACAACTGCTCGACCGCGGACTCGTCTTCCTCAAGCGCGCCGGCACCATCATCCTGGGCCTCTCCATCCTGATCTGGGCCGCATCGACCTATCCGAAACCTGCGGATCCGGACACCCCGCGTGAAATCGCTCTGGAGCAGTCCTACATGGGCCAGGCTGGCAAAATCATCGAGCCTGTCGTCGAACCACTCGGCTACGACTGGAAAATCGGTTCAGCCATCGTTTGGTCGTTCGCTGCCCGTGAAGTCTTCAACAGCGCCATCGGCATCATTTACAAAGTGGGCGAGGAAGCCGAGGAGGAGGAACTTAAGACAGCGCTCGCCAACGCCAAACATCCTGACGGCCGCCCGATCTTCTCGTTCTGGGTCTGCGCAGGGCTCTTGGTCTTCTACGTTTTCGCCCAGCAGTGCATCGCCACCTTCGCGGTGGTGAAACGCGAGACAGCCTCGTGGAAGTGGCCGATCTTCCAAGTCGTTTACATGACGACTTTCGCCTACTTCGCAGCGATGGCGGTTTACCAGATCGGCAGCCGATTCTTCGGCTAA
- a CDS encoding FeoA family protein, which yields MSDSPVSLSEIMPGGSASVVAMDPSIAGMQRLQEMGLLPGTAVKVVRRAPLGDPIELEVRGYKLSIRKAEAAGVTVRPT from the coding sequence ATGTCTGATTCGCCCGTTTCGTTGTCTGAGATTATGCCGGGGGGATCTGCCTCGGTAGTTGCGATGGATCCGTCCATTGCTGGGATGCAGCGTTTGCAAGAGATGGGGCTTTTGCCTGGCACCGCTGTGAAAGTGGTACGCCGTGCCCCGCTGGGCGACCCCATCGAGCTGGAAGTCCGGGGCTACAAGCTGAGCATCCGCAAAGCCGAAGCAGCCGGTGTCACCGTGCGCCCCACCTAA
- a CDS encoding ATP-dependent helicase, which yields MARKYEIKSSAPANRTGIDFRAELNDDQYAAVTSRPGPSLVIAGAGSGKTRTLTYRVAYLLDNHMDPRSILLLTFTNKASKEMLERVKELVPFDLSNLWGGTFHSIGNRILRKHADLIGLGRNFSILDRDDQKSLMKAAIQKAGIDTKAVRFPKTDPLIDLFSYSTNTMQDPREVLQWRYSFDASLHEDILKVGMAYEQLKRESNAADFDDLLYLCYRMFKKNPDVLARYQERFRFILVDEYQDTNLLQAALIDQLAGKHKSLMVVGDDAQSIYSWRGANFENIIKFTERYPKAKTYKIETNYRSVPEVLQAANACISNNRKQFAKVLQPARKSQEAKPVLAPVLDLRTQSQFVAQRVQELNEEEGVPFEEIAILYRAHFHSMEIQMEFTRRGIPFRVTSGLRFFEQAHIKDVAAFMRLAVNPRDAVSFKRLVLMLPGIGERSADKLWREWAAQLPALDGEKLESFGNALKALKPPKKAASAWQQFADTVDELAPGGEPATPTQMIFSVVEGCYDEYARNAFTNYDQRRQDLQQLQAFAEGMTDVEELLTQLALMGGVDVSNDRPAENEDHDVVTLSTVHQAKGLEWDVVFAVGLADGKFPNERALDADDPDTEEEERRLFYVTLTRAKTQLYLTYPQLWSTPHQGSMPVLPSRFIQELDPDLFDTWQIGSSAPNMWYDDEDDDDDYPF from the coding sequence ATGGCACGGAAATACGAGATCAAATCCAGCGCACCGGCAAACCGCACAGGCATCGACTTCCGTGCCGAACTCAACGACGACCAATATGCCGCGGTGACCTCGCGTCCCGGGCCGTCGTTGGTCATCGCCGGTGCCGGCTCAGGCAAGACGCGCACGCTCACCTACCGCGTCGCCTACCTGCTCGACAACCACATGGACCCGCGCAGCATCCTGCTGCTCACCTTCACCAACAAAGCCTCGAAGGAAATGCTCGAGCGGGTGAAGGAACTCGTTCCTTTCGACCTCTCCAACCTGTGGGGCGGCACCTTCCACTCGATCGGCAACCGCATCCTGCGCAAACACGCCGACCTCATCGGCCTCGGACGCAACTTTTCCATCCTCGATCGCGATGACCAGAAGTCGCTGATGAAAGCGGCGATCCAGAAGGCCGGGATCGACACCAAAGCGGTGCGTTTTCCCAAGACGGATCCGCTGATCGATCTTTTCAGCTACAGCACCAACACAATGCAGGACCCTCGCGAGGTGCTGCAGTGGCGCTATTCGTTCGATGCCTCGTTGCATGAAGACATCCTCAAAGTCGGGATGGCGTATGAGCAGCTGAAGCGCGAGTCGAATGCCGCGGACTTCGACGATTTGCTCTACTTGTGCTACCGCATGTTCAAGAAGAACCCGGACGTGCTGGCACGGTATCAGGAGCGCTTTCGCTTTATCCTGGTGGACGAGTACCAGGACACCAACCTGCTGCAGGCCGCGCTGATCGACCAGCTCGCCGGAAAGCACAAGAGTCTGATGGTGGTGGGTGACGACGCGCAGTCGATCTACTCGTGGCGCGGTGCCAACTTTGAGAACATCATTAAGTTCACCGAGCGCTACCCGAAGGCGAAGACCTACAAGATCGAGACGAATTACCGCTCGGTACCGGAGGTGCTGCAGGCCGCCAATGCCTGTATTTCCAACAACCGGAAACAGTTCGCCAAAGTGCTGCAGCCGGCCCGCAAGAGCCAGGAAGCCAAGCCGGTGCTGGCGCCGGTGCTCGACCTGCGCACTCAGTCGCAGTTTGTCGCACAGCGGGTGCAGGAGCTCAATGAAGAGGAGGGCGTGCCATTTGAAGAGATCGCAATTCTTTACCGTGCGCACTTCCATTCGATGGAGATCCAGATGGAGTTCACGCGACGCGGGATTCCGTTCCGGGTGACCAGCGGTTTGCGCTTTTTCGAGCAAGCGCACATCAAGGACGTGGCGGCGTTTATGCGTCTGGCGGTGAACCCACGGGACGCGGTTTCGTTCAAACGTCTGGTGCTGATGCTGCCTGGGATTGGTGAACGATCGGCGGATAAATTGTGGCGCGAGTGGGCGGCCCAGTTGCCGGCGCTTGACGGCGAAAAGTTGGAATCGTTTGGCAACGCGCTCAAAGCACTCAAGCCCCCGAAGAAGGCGGCATCGGCGTGGCAACAGTTCGCCGATACCGTGGACGAACTCGCACCCGGCGGCGAACCCGCCACTCCGACTCAGATGATTTTCTCAGTGGTCGAGGGCTGCTACGACGAGTATGCGCGCAATGCCTTTACCAACTACGACCAACGGCGTCAGGACCTGCAGCAGTTGCAAGCGTTTGCCGAAGGCATGACCGATGTCGAGGAGTTGCTGACCCAGCTGGCTCTGATGGGCGGAGTGGATGTTTCCAACGATCGGCCGGCGGAGAACGAGGATCACGATGTGGTGACGCTTTCCACCGTTCACCAGGCGAAGGGACTGGAATGGGATGTCGTGTTCGCAGTCGGTCTGGCGGACGGTAAGTTCCCCAACGAACGTGCGCTCGATGCCGATGACCCGGACACGGAGGAGGAAGAACGCCGATTGTTCTACGTCACCCTGACCCGCGCCAAGACACAGCTGTACCTGACCTATCCGCAGCTCTGGAGCACGCCGCATCAGGGATCGATGCCGGTGCTGCCGTCGCGCTTTATTCAGGAGCTGGATCCCGACTTGTTCGACACCTGGCAGATCGGCTCCAGCGCTCCGAACATGTGGTACGACGATGAGGATGACGACGACGATTACCCGTTTTAG